AAGAAAAAGCAATAGGGTTTTTGATGATTAATTATGCTATTGATGCTTTTACAGAAAATATTCAAAACAATACTTTTGAAGAAGCACTGTATATGATTGTTGATAATAAGAATCGTATTGTTCATCATCCGGATAAAGGGATGGTAGGGCGAGAAATAAATCCTTCCTTTGTAGAAAAACTAAGCAGGGATAGCGGCAGCTTTATACATAATATTGATGGTGAAGAAACCATGGTTACTTATATAAGTTCCAACAAGAGCGGATGGAGGACCATAACGCTTATACCGTTAAGTACGATTAATAGAAAAACCTCAGTTATTACCAATAACTTAATTTTGCTTATGATTTTTTACTTTCTAACACTTTTGCTATTTGTAAGTTTAATATCAAAAAAATATTTGTTTCCCATCAGAAAAATAACTGAACTATTTAAAAAACTCCAGGAGGGAAACATGGAGACAAGTAGTAAACTAGAAATACACGCTAATGATGAAATTGGTGAGTTGGTTACTGGGTTCAATGCTTTTTTAAACAGTGTAAAAGATCGGATGCGGATGAAACAAGAATTACTGAATAGAGAAAGATTACTAAAGGGTATTACCAATGCCACCAATGAGCTTTTGAAGACGACGGAGTATGCCTTCGCTTTTTATAAGGCATTGGAGATATTAGGTGAAACAACGATGGCTGATAGGGTGTATATCTTTCGCAATCATATAAGTGAGGATACAAAGGAACTGGTGACGAGTCAGTGTTATGAATGGTGCAGGGAGGGTGTGGAATCACAGCTAGATAATCCAGATTTGCAAAATATTTCTTATACAGAAACAGCCCTTACATATTGGTATGATGTACTGTCTTCTGGTGAAAGTATTTGTGGATCTGCCAAGGATTTTCTTGAAGCTGAAAGAGCAATCCTTCGTTCTAAAGATATACTATCTATATTAATTATTCCTATATTCATTGACCATAATTTTGGGGGTTTTATGGGGTTCGATGTTCGTTTGAAAGAACGAAGGTGGTCTAAAGTGGAAAAGGATACTTTAAAAATAGCTGCAATAAGTATTGGCGGAGCATTAAGACGTATAGAGGCGGAACAAGCTTTGCAGGATATTTTGAAGGATGATCTTCGAAAAATGGTACAAAATCTGCAAAATCTTGTTTTTAAATTGAAAAAGGATGTAAAAGGCAATATTGTTTTTATTCTTTTTGGAGGAAAACTGGCCACGAAATTGGGGATAAGCACCAAAGACGTTTATGGCAAGACGCTTAAAGAATTCTCACCTAAAAAGCTCGCTAACTATATAGAAGGTTATTTTATAAAAGCTTTTAATGGAGAAGTGGAAAACTTTGATGTTAAGATTAAGCGCAGCGTTTTTTATGTAACCCTATCTCCTATCATAGAAGGAGGTGTTGTTAAAGAAGTAGTTGGTTCTGCTATTGATATCACACAGCATCGGAAAGCAGAAGAAAAAATTAGACATATGGCCTACTATGATACTTTGACAGGATTACCCAACCGAATTTTCTTCAATGAGAGAGTAGCGGCTGCAATAAAAAAAGCAGATACGAATAAAAGGAAAATTGCTATTTTATTTTTAGACCTTGATCAATTTAAGATTATAAATGATACATTAGGGCATGCAACTGGTGATCAGTTGCTTAGAGAGGCAGCAGCCAGGCTAAATAAGTGTATCTCTAAGGATGATATTATTTCTCGTATGGGCGGTGACGAGTTTACAGTATTGCTTTCTAACATAGAAAAACATCAAGATGCTGTAAAAGTAGCTGAAAGAATGTTGGATATTTTAAAGCAATCATTTACAATCAATGAATACGAACTGTTCATTTCAGCCAGTATAGGGATTAGTCTTTATCCTTATCACGGAGATGATATAGAAACGCTTTTAAAGAATGCAGACATTGCAATGTATAAAGCTAAAGATGATGGAAGAAATAATCTTCAACTCTATACATCTACCATAAATTCCTACGCAATAGAAAGATTAAATATGGAGAATAATTTACGAAAAGCAATAGACCAAAACGAATTTTTTCTGCACTATCAGCCTAAAGTTGATGTAGAAACGGGAAAAGTAGTAGGTTGTGAAGCTTTAGTGAGATGGCAGCATCCAGAAATGGGTTTGGTGTCACCCAATGACTTTATTCCATTAGCAGAGGAGACGGGGCTTATTATTTCTATAGGGGCATGGGTATTAAAATCAGCTTGCTTACAGAATGTAATGTGGCATCATGTGGGCTATAGAGATTTAAGTGTTTCTGTAAACATTTCAGCAAAACAATTTCAGCACCAAAACATTGTAGAAATTGTTTCAAAGGTTCTAAAGGAGACAGGGCTTAGCCCTGAGCACTTAGAATTAGAAATCACAGAAAATTGTATTATGCAAAATATGGAGAGAACCATAGCGATTATCCAGCAGCTGAAAGATATAGGTGTAAAAATTTCTATTGATGATTTTGGGACAGGTTTTTCGTCAATGGCTTACTTAAGAGAATTTGAAGTAGATAAACTGAAAATTGATAAAATCTTTATTGATAGCATTAATCATAGTTCTAGAAATGCTGCTATAGTAGCTTCTATTATCAATATGGCACATAGCCTTGACTTAAAAGTAATCGCTGAAGGTGTGGAGACAGAAGAACAGTTATCATTATTAAAGACCTATAAGTGTAATGAAATTCAAGGATATCTTTTTAGTAAACCTTTAAGTGCAGAGGGATTTATAGAGATGATCACGGAGAGCAAAACTTCCCCTTGAATTGCAGCTGAATTTTATAACCAAAGTTAGCGGTCCTATCTATAGAACCGCTAACTTTGTTTTTTTGAAGACAAAGATCTTTTGTTCAAATAAGTAAAGCAAACTATTTTAACAGTATTTTTGAAAAAAGAACAAAATTTTTTTGAAATTTTTTTGTTAAAATTCTAAATTTTATGGTAATATATAAAGAATAAAAATGAAGTTCTTATAATAGCCATACTAAAATAATATAGATGATGTGTTTAAAATACAAATCTGACATTTTAGAAGTGCATAAGCTATGGTGAATATGAACTACAAAATTACATAAAGGGGGAATGACAAATGATGAACAATATTGGGTATCCTTTAAAGCAAGGCCTTTATGATCCCCAGTTTGAAAAGGACAGCTGTGGTGTTGGTTTTGTTGCTAGTATTAAAGGTGAAAAAACCCATGACATTGTAAAAAAAGGTCTTAAAGTTCTTGTAAATTTAACCCATAGGGGTGCTGTGGGTTCAGATCCCAAGACAGGTGATGGTGCAGGCATTCTAACACAGATTCCACATGAATTTTTTAGGATATACTGTGATAACTTAGGGATTAGCCTGCCTAGTCCAGTAGAATATGGTATTGGAATGATTTTTTTACCAAAAGAGCCAGCATTGCGACTTCGATGTGAGGGAATTGTTGAACGCGTTGTAGAAGAAGAGGGTCAAAAAGTCTTAGGATGGAGGGATGTTCCCACAGATAATAGAAATATAGGTGAAACAGCAAAGGGAACTGAACCAACCATCCGACAGGTATTTGTAGAAAAGGCTCAAGGTATAGACCAAGAATCCTTTGAAAGACGACTATATATTATCCGCAAGAAAGCAGAAAATGAAGTTAAAAGATTAATCGAAAGAAATTCAGAATATTTCTACATTTGCAGCATGTCTAGCAACACTATTGTTTACAAGGGTCTTTTATTGGCAGATCAGATTAACCAATATTATGTAGATTTAAACGATATTAATTTTAAAAGCGCTATTGCCTTAGTACACCAAAGATACAGCACCAATACATTCCCTACATGGGATTTAGCACATCCGTTTAGATATATTGCCCATAATGGAGAGATTAATACCATTAGAGGAAATAGAAATTGGATGAACGCTAGAGAAGGTGTATTAAAGTCAGAGGTATTTGGCAAGGAAATCAATAAACTCTTTCCAATTATTGGTGCAAACGCCAGTGATTCAGCATCCTTTGATAATGTCCTTGAGCTTCTTGTTGCAGACGGAAGAAGTTTGGCCCATTCATTGATGATGTTGATTCCTCAAACTTGGAGGGACAACGATGTGATGGCACCCTATAAAAGAGCTTTTTATGAATATCATGCTTCCTTTATGGAACCATGGGATGGACCTGCTGCAGTAGCTTGTACAGATGGGACGCAAGTATGCGCAGTACTGGATAGAAATGGATTAAGACCTGCACGCTATGTGATTACAAAAAATGGCCTTGTGGTCTTAGCATCAGAGGCAGGAGCCTTGGAGCTTGATCCTAAGGAAATTGAATCGAAGGGAAAATTAAAGCCAGGAAAAATATTTCTAGTGGATACCAAGGAAGGTAGAATTATTCCAGATCATGAATTGAAGAAAAAGATTTGCACAGAAAAGCCTTACAGAGAGATGGTTGAAAGCTGCAGAATGACTTTGGATCAATTAGAAAATAGTGGTGAAAAATCAGAAACCGAAGTGGAAAGCTTAATAGAAAAACAACAAGCCTTTGGTTATACGCTAGAGGATTTAAAAAAAATCCTTGGCACCATGGCTAGCACAGGGAAAGAGCCCATAGGTTCTATGGGGAATGATACACCATTAGCAGTATTGTCTAATAAACCACAGCTTTTATTTTCTTACTTTAAACAATTATTTGCTCAAGTAACAAATCCTCCAATAGATTGTATAAGAGAGAACATGGTGATGTCTCTTACAAACTTTATTGGAACACAAGAAAATATATTAAACAAGGAACTTCCTAACCAAGCTTTTATAAAAATTAATACACCGATATTAACCAACCTAGAAATGGCAAAAATAAAAGCTCTAAGAAACAAAGATTTTAAGACAACTACGATTCCAATTACCTTTAAATACGATACAGGTATCGAAGGTTTTAAGGCAGCGTTACAGCAGGTCTGTGAAAGAGCATCTAAAAGAATTGAAGAAGGCTATAATATCGTTGTTCTGAGTGATAGAAATGTGGGGTCTTATGATGCAGCTATACCGAGTTTATTGGCAGTTGCTGCTTTGCAACACCATCTCATTAAAGAAAAAACAAGAACAAAAATTTCTATTATTGTTGAGACAGCAGAGGCAAGAGAAACAATGCACATGGCTTTATTGATTGGTTATGGTGCTACAGCAATTAATCCATACTTAGCTTTTGAATCCATAGACGCTATAATTAAAAAAGGAGATTTAAAGGATATAGACTTTGAAAAAGCTGAAAAAAATTATGTAAAAGCATTGTCAGAGGGCTTATTGAAAATTCTTTCTAGAATGGGAATTTCAACCCTACAAAGCTATCATGGTGCGCAAATATTTGAAGCCATTGGATTATCCAGTGAATTTATCAATGACTATTTTGACGGAACCCCCTCTAGGGTAGAGGGAGTAGGGATCGAAACCATTGGAGAAGAGGTCTTGATCCGTCATAGAAATGCTTTTAATAAAATCAGAAAACCAATTGCAGAACTGGATGTAGGTGGCATCTATTCATGGAGAAAAGATGGAGAATATCATTTATTCAACCCAGAAACTATTTACAAACTTCAGGTGGCTACGAGGAATAATGATTATGGTATCTATAAGGAATATGCAGAAGTGATTAACGATCAAAGTGAACACCTTTGTACTATCAGAGGATTATTGAAGTTTAAAGAAAGTAATCCAATTTCCATTAGCGAGGTAGAGCCAATTGGTGAAATTGTAAAAAGATTTTGTACTGGTGCTATGTCCTTCGGTTCCATTAGTAAAGAAGCCCATGAAACCATAGCGATTGCTATGAATAGATTAGGGGCTAGGAGTAACTCTGGAGAAGGCGGAGAAGATGCTGAAAGATATAAAAGAGAAGAAAATGGTGATTTAAAAAGAAGTGCAATAAAACAGGTAGCTTCAGCTCGCTTTGGGGTTACTGCAGAATACCTCGTGAATGCTGATGAAATTCAAATTAAGATGGCACAGGGAGCAAAACCAGGAGAAGGTGGGCAGCTTCCTGGAAGCAAGGTGGATAAGGCGATTGCAAGAACAAGAAATTCTACACCAGGGATTGATTTGATTTCACCACCACCACACCATGATATTTATTCTATAGAGGATTTATCTCAATTAATCTTTGATTTAAAGAGTGTGAATGCTTCTGCAAAAATCAGCGTTAAGTTGGTATCTGAGGTTGGGGTAGGTACAGTAGCTGCCGGAGTTGCAAAAGCTCATGCAGATGTGATTCTTATAAGTGGGCATGACGGAGGTACTGGAGCATCACCGGTTTCGTCAATAAAACATGTAGGCACACCTTGGGAATTAGGGGTTGCAGAAGCACAGCAGGTATTACTTTTAAACAATCTAAGAAGCAGAGTAAGACTTCAAACAGATGGTCAGTTAAAAACGGGGAGAGATGTTGCCATTGCTGCCCTATTGGGTGCAGAGGAATTTGGATTTGCTACCACAGCTTTAGTGGTTTTAGGTTGTACCATGTTAAGAAATTGCCATGAAAACACCTGCGAAATGGGCATAGCCACGCAGGATCCAGAAATTAGAAAGAATTTTAGAGGAAAACCAGAATATATTATTAACTTCTTCACTTTCATTGCACAAGAGGTAAGAGAGATCATGGCGCAACTTGGTTTTAGAACCATGAATGAAATGATAGGTCGTGTAGATCTTCTTGAAGCCAATAAAAGCCTGAAGCATTGGAAGGCAAATAAAGTAGATCTTTCTTCTATTTTATATAAGCCAGACATGCCAAAGAGAATTAAACCTTATTGTGTGAAGTCGCAGGATCATGGTTTAGATAAATTGATGGATTATAAATTTTTACAGGTAGCACAGTATGCTATAGACGATAAATGTAAAGTTCGAGCAAGCTTTGAAATAAAAAATGTAGACCGTTCTGTAGGTGCTATGTTAAGTGGAAAGATTGCTAAAAAGTATGGAGAGGAAGGATTACCAGAGGATACAATCCTCTTTGAACTCACCGGTTCAGCAGGTCAAAGCTTTGGTGCTTTTTGTGTTAAAGGTTTAACCCTCGTTCTTGAAGGAGAAGCAAATGACTATGTTGGTAAAGGTTTATCAGGTGGCAAGCTTGTGATAAAAACCCCTAGAACAGCCTCTTATAAACAAGATGAGAATGTAATTGCAGGAAATACTATTCTTTATGGAGCCACCAGTGGTAAAGTCTTCATTAATGGCATCGTAGGCCAAAGGTTTGCTGTTAGAAATAGTGGTGCATTAGCTGTTGTTGAGGGTGTAGGAGATCATTGCTGTGAGTATATGACCGGTGGTGTAGTAGTGGTTCTAGGAAAAACCGGAAGAAACTTTGCAGCAGGTATGAGCGGTGGCGTAGCGTATGTACTTGATGTAGATGGGGATTTCGAAGGAAAATGTAATAAGAGCATGGTTACCGTGGAAAGTGTAGAGGAAAAAGAAGAATTAGCAGTAATTTTTAGTATGGTTGAAGAACATTATCAGCTTACAAATAGTGAAAAGGCAGGTCGTATTCTCAGAGATTGGGATCAATATAGTAACAAGTTGAAGAAAGTTATATCTCCAGCTTATAAATCTGTGCTTGAGAAAATGAAGCAGCAGAGGGCGGAAAAATTAGTAGATGCTGCATTGATGGAAGTTTGTAGCAGTAAGGAGGCATAGGTTATGGGAAAATTATATGGATTTAAAGAATACAATAGACAAACTTCTCCAAAACGGCCTGTAGCAGAAAGGATAAAGGATTATAAAGAGTTGTATCTTGCGTTTCCAGAAGATAGCCTTATGCAGCAGGGGGCTAGATGTATGGATTGTGGAACACCTTTTTGTAATTGGGGTTGTTCTTTGGGGAATATCATACCAGATTTTAATGACTTCGTTTATAGAGGCGAATGGGAAAGAGCTTATCAAAGGTTAAGACTTACCAATTGTTTCCCAGAGTTTACAGGAAGAATTTGTCCTGCATTGTGTGAAGGTTCTTGCACTTTAGGGATTAACAGAGAAGCTGTTTCTATTCGTGAAATTGAATTGAATATTATAGAAAAGGCTTTTAAGGAAGGATGGGTTAAACCAAATCCTCCAAAAGTGAGAACAGGAAAAAAAGTTGCAGTTATCGGTTCAGGGCCTTCGGGATTATCTGCTGCTTATGCACTAAACTCTGTTGGACACAGTATTATAGTATTTGAAAAAGCTGATGAGATAGGCGGGCTTTTAAGATATGGTATCCCTGACTTTAAGCTTGAAAAGCATGTTATTGATAGAAGAGTAAACCTCATGAAGGAAGAAGGGGTTGTCTTTAAAACTAATACCTATGTAGGGATTGATTATAAAACAAAGCAGCTATTGGAAGATTTCGATGTTGTGCTTTTAACAGGAGGATCCACCGTTCCCAGAGATTTAAAAGTAGAAGGGAGAGAGCTTAAAGGAATACACTTTGCAATGGAGTTTTTAACACAACAAAATAAAAAAAATGCAGGAAAAACTGTTGAAAACGAAATATCTGCTAAAAATAAAACAGTACTAGTGATAGGTGGTGGCGACACAGGCTCAGACTGTATTGGTACTTCTGTAAGACAAGGTGCTAAAGAAGTATACCAATTTGAAATCATGCCAAAACCTCCAGAAACCAGAGATGAAACCATGCCATGGCCTTTATATCCAAGAACCTTGAAAATAAGCACTTCTCATGAAGAAGGTTGCACGAGAGATTGGTGTATTGATACCTTGAAGTTTTCAGGGAAAAGTGGAAAGGTAACCACCATGCATGGATGTAAGGTAGCGTGGGAAAATAGCGTTGAAGGTAATATGATCATGAACAGAATTCCTGATTCAGATTTTGAGTTAAAAGTGGATTTAGTTCTTTTGGCAATGGGCTTTGTGCACCCAGAAAAAGAAGGTTTATTGCAGGAATTAGACGTTGTATTAGACGATAGAGGAAATGTTTTCACGAATCATAAATACGAAACTACCGTTGAAAGGGTTTTTGCAGCCGGCGATATGCGAAAAGGACAATCTTTAGTAGTTTCTGCAATAGAAGAAGGTCAAAAGGCAGCAAAGGCTATTGATGAATATTTAATGGGAGAAACCTCTCTTAAGGGATAGAAAAGTCCTATATTGAAATACAGTGGACGGTATACAGTATTATAAGAGCTATAAAAAGATACTTCTTTTAAGAATTACTTTCTTAAGAGAGGTATCTTTCTTTATCCTTCGGTGTATTGCTAAGACGCCCGCTTTTGCAAGTGGAAGATAGTACTACATTCTAGAAATAAACTCGACTAAGCAAATAAGAAGTTTTTTACGAGAAACCACGATATAAATCAAATAATCTGATAAAATAGAAATATTAAATACAATCATAAAGTAAATATCTTAAAATAGAAACGGAGTGATGTTAGTGGTAGGGACAAAGCTTCTTTTGGTAGAAGATGAAGAAAAACTTCGAAAACTAGTAAAAACGTACTTGTTGAAAGAAGGAGCACATGTTTTTGAAGCAGGTGATGGGTTAGAAGCAATGAGGATATGGCAGGAAAACAAAATTGATCTTGTGATTTTAGATATTATGCTTCCTAAGTACGATGGCTGGGCATTGTGTAAAAGGATACGGGAAGAAAGTAATATTCCTATTATTATGCTAACTGCTCGAAGCGAAGAGAGTGATAAACTATTTGGTTTTGAATTAGGGGCAGATGATTATATGACAAAACCCTTCAGTGTAAAAGAATTGGTGGCGCGTATAAAGGCATTGTTGAAAAGAAGTAGTGAAGTGATATCTTTGGACATTATAAAAATTGAGGAGCTAAAGGTGGACAAAAAATCTCATCAAGTTATGTTAAGAGATTGTATTCTTGAATTAAGTCCTAAAGAATATGATTTATTGCTGTATTTGATACACAATAAAAATCAAGCCCTCACAAGAGAAATGATCCTAAATGCTGTTTGGGGATATGACTATTATGGAGATTTAAGAACTGTTGATACTCATATTAAAAGATTACGCCAAAAACTAAAGGATTATGGAGATAAAATTATAACAATACGAGGAACTGGATATCGGTTTGAGGTAAAAATATGAAAATAAAATCTATTTTTACTAGACTATTTCTATTTTTTCTTTTATTTACAATGATGATGGTTGCTGTGTTATGGTTAATACAGATGAAATTTTTACCTCAGTATTATCAACATGAAAAGGTGAAAATATTAGAAGGTTATGCAAAAGAAATTGAAGCAGTTGTAGGAAGAAGTGGGCTGGATCATACTTCATTGGAACTTGTAGAATCTATTGCAGCAGGAATCAACGGAAGGGTGGCAGTTTTTGATAAAGAAAGAAATATGCTTTACCATGAAGGTATGACAGGACAGTTTAGAGGCATGAGGGTGCCTTCTAAAGAATGGCAAGCTGTGTTATCTGGCAAAACTACTTTTTACCATGTATCAGGGACTAGACAAAATTCGGAATTCCTTGTGGTTGTGGTGCCAGGGGAGCAATATGTTTACTTAATGCAGATACATTTTCAAACCATCGAAGAAGCTATTTCTATTACTAGAGGATTTTATATTTATTTGTTAGGAATAGGAATCATAGTTGCACTTCTTCTTGCAGCTTTCTTTTCAAGAAAATTAATTCATCCTTTGTTGAAGCTGAATAGCATCGCAAAAGAAATGACCAATCTAAACTTCAACGTTAAATGGGAGGAAAATCGACAGGATGAAATTGGACAATTAGGGGAAACATTGAATTTTTTAACAGATCGATTACAAGTAACAATTGGAAAGTTAGAAAAAGAGTTAGCTAAAGAAAAAAATCTAGTAAAGATGAGAAAAGAGTTTGTTTCTCGAGTTTCCCATGAATTACAGACACCTATATCCATAATCAGCGGTTACATTGAAGCACTGCAGGATGATATAGCGGTTAGTGAAGAAGAAGTGGCGGAGTATTTTACAATCATTGAAATGGAAATTCACAGAATGAGTAGGTTAATAAGAGAGATGTTAGACTTAGGTCAACTTGAATCCGGGACTTTTAGGATCAATATGGAAAAATTTAATTATGGAGATCTTATAAATAGAGTTCTTGGTAAATTTGAATTGATGAAAAAAGAAAAAGAACTCTTATTTGAAATTAAAGGAAATGGATATGATAGCCTCGTATTAGGGGATGAATATAGAATAGAACAGGTTTTAACAAATTTGTTGCAAAATGCAGTGAATCATGCTTATCATGGGGGAAGCATAAAACTATCTATTGACGACGAAGGAACAAAAATCTGGACCAGCATTTATAATGATGGGGAAAAAATTTTAGAAGAAGATATACCCTGTGTTTGGGAGAGTTTTTATAAGGGGGGGAAAGAAAAAGGCGGTACAGGGTTAGGATTAGCTATTGTAAAAAATGTTTTAGAGCTTCATGGCAGTAGCTATGGTGTTAAAAATACTAATAATGGTGTTTGTTTTTATTTTGACCTAAAAAAATATAGCAGATAAAATAAAAAAAGCGCACTATTGGAACAAATAGTACGCTTCTAGGGTTTTTATCAAATACTTTACTAGGCGAAGACCTTGCTTCTGTAAGTGGGCTTTGGATCAGGTGGAGCAGCGTCTCCGACTGGTTTCCCAGTATTCGACTTTAACTGGAGGAGTGCGCTATCGATTAAAACCAAATCTATTGCCAGCTCCTTTGAAGGCTCCTTTTTCTGTTGTTCTGCCAAAACCAATTGCTAATCTTTCTTGACGGTCTCTGTTTTCACCAATGTTTGTACAATGATTCATTCTCTCTTGAATCTGAGCTGCATAAGTATCTGCTTGTTCTTGTGTTAACCTTTCAGTAGATACCATTTGATCAAGTTTTGAAAGTTTTAATTCAAGAAGCTCCTCTGTAGAAGTAGCGGCTTTGTAGAGCTGCAAGCCATTTCCAACAGGCTGCGTATCTGCAAAAGCTAAGCTGCCTCCTGCTATAGTCAGTGTTAGGCCTAGACCTAAAGCTAAAATGCCTTTCTTCATTTTCAACATCTCCTTTAAATGTGATTTTGTCTTACAGTAACAGTATACTCTCCATGTGTGACAGCTTTATGGCAAACTAATGTAATTACATTGGTAGTCATCATCAAAGGTAATGACAATACTTCTAGGAGATAGTTGTTTTTCTTTTTTTACGAAATAGTATAATAATTAGAGGTTATTTTAGAAGAAGTGTTGAAGTGATTATGATAAAGAAATCTAGTAATTAGATGACATGAGAAGTGAGAGAGGAGGAGGGTAAATGGTAGAAACATTTTTAATACTACTAGGGACTGGATATCTAATATATAAGGTTGCCTTTGGTATTCCTAAGCAAGTAAAAAGAACAGAAGAGAAATTAGATATGTTAAAGTTGCACCTTCAAGAAATCCAATTAGATTTAAATGAAATTAGTAAAAGGATAAATGATAAATAGTTCCATCATCCTTTTTTAGTCGGTATCATGAGTTGTATGAAAAAAATCATTACCCTACAATATCATGTAGCATACTTTCGATGGGTAGCGTGAAAGAGTGTGGGGTTGGAGGGCTTAATAACTCTGAGGGAATAAGAGAGATAAGCGGTTAACTTTAGGCGAGGCAAGCTTCAGGTAGTTATAGAACCTAGAAGCACTTAATAAATGAGTAAAAAGGAGGATTATTAAATGAGTAAATATAATTTTACGGTAAGTATTACCCCTAAAGAAGCACTAGCATTAGTAAAAAAAAATCAAAGTGCAGAACTAGTGCATGAAGAATTGTTTGATTTAGGAGAAGAAAAGTTTACTGGCACAATTATTTTCGAAAAGTATTATTTTAGAGCAGGTAATAGAGCTGCTTTAATTGTTATTGCTGACAATCTTAAAGGAAAGTCAAGTGTTAGATCAATAGCTACCGGAAGTTCGCAGGGTCTGTTTTTTAATTTTGATTGGGGTGCATCTGATGATTTCGCTTACAGCATTAAAAACATTTTAAAGGATTTTATAGTAAAAGAAGAGAAACTGACTTAGAAAAGATGGTTGGGTTGGTGATAATAATCTTATCAAT
The sequence above is drawn from the Clostridium formicaceticum genome and encodes:
- a CDS encoding sensor histidine kinase — protein: MKIKSIFTRLFLFFLLFTMMMVAVLWLIQMKFLPQYYQHEKVKILEGYAKEIEAVVGRSGLDHTSLELVESIAAGINGRVAVFDKERNMLYHEGMTGQFRGMRVPSKEWQAVLSGKTTFYHVSGTRQNSEFLVVVVPGEQYVYLMQIHFQTIEEAISITRGFYIYLLGIGIIVALLLAAFFSRKLIHPLLKLNSIAKEMTNLNFNVKWEENRQDEIGQLGETLNFLTDRLQVTIGKLEKELAKEKNLVKMRKEFVSRVSHELQTPISIISGYIEALQDDIAVSEEEVAEYFTIIEMEIHRMSRLIREMLDLGQLESGTFRINMEKFNYGDLINRVLGKFELMKKEKELLFEIKGNGYDSLVLGDEYRIEQVLTNLLQNAVNHAYHGGSIKLSIDDEGTKIWTSIYNDGEKILEEDIPCVWESFYKGGKEKGGTGLGLAIVKNVLELHGSSYGVKNTNNGVCFYFDLKKYSR
- a CDS encoding DUF6054 family protein, which gives rise to MSKYNFTVSITPKEALALVKKNQSAELVHEELFDLGEEKFTGTIIFEKYYFRAGNRAALIVIADNLKGKSSVRSIATGSSQGLFFNFDWGASDDFAYSIKNILKDFIVKEEKLT
- a CDS encoding response regulator transcription factor, which codes for MLVVGTKLLLVEDEEKLRKLVKTYLLKEGAHVFEAGDGLEAMRIWQENKIDLVILDIMLPKYDGWALCKRIREESNIPIIMLTARSEESDKLFGFELGADDYMTKPFSVKELVARIKALLKRSSEVISLDIIKIEELKVDKKSHQVMLRDCILELSPKEYDLLLYLIHNKNQALTREMILNAVWGYDYYGDLRTVDTHIKRLRQKLKDYGDKIITIRGTGYRFEVKI
- a CDS encoding glutamate synthase subunit beta, translated to MGKLYGFKEYNRQTSPKRPVAERIKDYKELYLAFPEDSLMQQGARCMDCGTPFCNWGCSLGNIIPDFNDFVYRGEWERAYQRLRLTNCFPEFTGRICPALCEGSCTLGINREAVSIREIELNIIEKAFKEGWVKPNPPKVRTGKKVAVIGSGPSGLSAAYALNSVGHSIIVFEKADEIGGLLRYGIPDFKLEKHVIDRRVNLMKEEGVVFKTNTYVGIDYKTKQLLEDFDVVLLTGGSTVPRDLKVEGRELKGIHFAMEFLTQQNKKNAGKTVENEISAKNKTVLVIGGGDTGSDCIGTSVRQGAKEVYQFEIMPKPPETRDETMPWPLYPRTLKISTSHEEGCTRDWCIDTLKFSGKSGKVTTMHGCKVAWENSVEGNMIMNRIPDSDFELKVDLVLLAMGFVHPEKEGLLQELDVVLDDRGNVFTNHKYETTVERVFAAGDMRKGQSLVVSAIEEGQKAAKAIDEYLMGETSLKG